From the Leptospira biflexa serovar Patoc strain 'Patoc 1 (Paris)' genome, one window contains:
- a CDS encoding YheT family hydrolase, giving the protein MSLETVLYTIFAIILFGFIFYYFVDVIEFPKLRFHDSELSSKIISQTPSLTKRYVPTFWCFNQHLMLLLLMFRESKSKLFLYDKIEHLEMRDGGTTGLAWSGFHAVNQKDATPIVVVFHTISGDEQDIKSTVSHLRKTLNWIVVVCIRRGHGNLPLTKPIINTMGSTSDLKEQLNHIRRLFPNKPLFGVGISAGSGLLARYLGESGTKSMFSAAVAVSPAYDIEKAFHRVHPVYSKIMGQRMINYFLKRHYESFAKVKGTDELLKVKSLGEFQDKLHSISGFKNKESYYQKSNPILVTSQIKTPLLVLNAADDPICVNLNVLENLHWLESLKNTIHVHTKRGSHIAFFEGIFAKSWSNRLIGEYFFSVWEQITKNQLALKKNKIIPK; this is encoded by the coding sequence ATGTCATTAGAAACTGTTCTTTATACGATCTTCGCTATCATTCTGTTTGGATTTATTTTTTATTATTTTGTTGATGTGATTGAGTTTCCAAAACTTAGGTTTCATGATTCCGAATTATCATCGAAGATCATTTCACAAACTCCTAGCCTCACCAAACGTTATGTACCTACATTCTGGTGTTTCAATCAACATTTAATGCTATTATTATTGATGTTCCGAGAGTCCAAGTCCAAACTTTTTCTCTATGATAAAATTGAGCATCTAGAAATGAGAGATGGAGGAACAACTGGACTTGCGTGGTCTGGCTTTCACGCAGTCAACCAAAAAGACGCAACTCCAATCGTGGTTGTTTTTCACACCATTAGCGGTGATGAGCAAGACATAAAATCAACAGTATCACATTTACGAAAAACTTTGAATTGGATAGTTGTAGTTTGTATTAGACGAGGTCATGGCAACTTACCCCTAACAAAACCCATCATCAATACAATGGGTTCTACTTCCGACTTAAAAGAACAACTCAATCATATTCGAAGATTATTTCCGAATAAACCATTGTTTGGTGTTGGAATTTCTGCTGGTTCTGGATTACTTGCAAGATATTTGGGTGAGTCTGGAACAAAAAGTATGTTCAGTGCAGCAGTTGCAGTTTCACCAGCATACGATATCGAAAAGGCTTTTCATAGAGTACATCCTGTATATAGTAAAATCATGGGGCAACGTATGATTAATTACTTCCTAAAGAGACATTACGAGAGTTTTGCAAAGGTAAAAGGCACGGACGAATTATTAAAAGTAAAATCGCTTGGTGAGTTCCAAGACAAACTTCATTCCATTTCTGGATTCAAAAACAAAGAGTCCTATTATCAAAAATCAAACCCAATCCTTGTCACGAGCCAAATCAAAACACCTTTACTTGTGCTCAATGCAGCCGATGATCCGATTTGTGTGAATTTGAATGTTTTAGAAAATTTACATTGGTTAGAAAGTTTAAAAAATACAATCCATGTGCATACGAAACGCGGAAGTCATATTGCATTTTTTGAAGGAATTTTTGCAAAATCTTGGTCCAATCGTTTGATCGGAGAATATTTTTTCTCCGTTTGGGAACAAATTACAAAAAATCAATTGGCTTTGAAAAAAAATAAGATCATTCCAAAATGA
- a CDS encoding LIC_11695 family lipoprotein → MKTKIKSLLPILFIGMSVFQCDLFDPKSKITNNELVEIVTLQQLNANSMSEGQRLGLTIAYSHRFSIKNGPHLFCREYSTAYLEKQAEWELNIEQTYTTIGNAIGIEIVVERINGPCAINNKISACHYDGVDGINDLIPYAYSTEGEHDYLLPAYVYYGITNLKNAKEACEGYNGTYVCYDPSKCWQ, encoded by the coding sequence ATGAAAACAAAAATCAAATCCCTACTTCCAATACTATTCATTGGTATGAGTGTATTCCAATGTGACCTTTTTGATCCAAAGTCAAAAATAACAAACAATGAGTTGGTCGAAATTGTAACATTGCAACAATTGAATGCAAATAGTATGAGTGAAGGTCAAAGATTAGGTCTCACAATTGCTTATAGCCATCGATTTAGTATTAAAAATGGGCCACATCTATTTTGCCGTGAATATTCAACAGCTTATCTAGAAAAACAAGCGGAATGGGAATTAAATATAGAACAAACTTATACAACGATTGGAAATGCAATTGGAATTGAAATTGTTGTGGAACGAATCAACGGACCATGTGCGATCAATAACAAAATCAGTGCATGTCATTATGACGGTGTGGATGGAATTAATGATTTAATTCCTTATGCTTATTCAACAGAAGGTGAACATGATTATTTACTCCCTGCTTATGTTTATTATGGAATTACCAATCTAAAAAATGCAAAAGAAGCATGCGAAGGATATAACGGAACATATGTATGTTATGATCCAAGCAAATGCTGGCAATAG
- a CDS encoding CoA-binding protein, whose amino-acid sequence MNVSDSEIKSLLQSYKSITVYGLSHDPSKPSHYVPVFIREKGWNVLGTYPKEHNVGSFPIFKNLNEIPKEDRKFIDVFRSSDKIPEVVDEIIALGGTEVLWLQLGISHPEAEKKAEDAGIKVVSNRCLIIEYNRFF is encoded by the coding sequence ATGAATGTATCTGATTCTGAAATAAAATCCTTGTTACAATCTTACAAATCCATTACCGTCTATGGTTTGAGTCATGATCCAAGTAAACCGAGTCATTATGTACCAGTTTTCATTAGAGAAAAAGGATGGAATGTTTTGGGAACCTATCCTAAAGAGCATAATGTCGGATCCTTTCCCATCTTTAAAAATTTGAACGAGATTCCGAAAGAAGATCGAAAGTTCATCGATGTTTTTCGAAGTTCTGACAAAATTCCAGAAGTGGTAGACGAGATTATTGCGTTAGGTGGCACCGAGGTTTTATGGTTACAATTAGGTATTTCCCATCCTGAAGCTGAAAAAAAAGCGGAAGATGCTGGAATCAAAGTTGTTTCCAACCGTTGTCTCATCATCGAATACAATCGATTTTTTTAA
- a CDS encoding DUF4334 domain-containing protein, which yields MNHKSLETKFQEMRAKKNNSIEDSFALFDALEVVSIEEMMGRWHGSGFHTGHTMDGALETFNWYGKEFVDSENVHPLVFKSFGKTLFKVNPSLMPVRLATLIPSTNLWPLRFPFLLFRFLFQTSKSKARVRQIEFRGKVTSAMIYDHLPIHDVFKKVNQNTLFGCMDFKGMKQPFFFVLERDVK from the coding sequence ATGAATCACAAATCTCTCGAAACCAAATTCCAAGAAATGCGAGCTAAAAAGAACAATTCTATAGAGGATTCATTCGCACTCTTTGATGCTTTAGAAGTCGTTAGTATAGAAGAAATGATGGGGCGTTGGCATGGTTCAGGTTTTCATACCGGTCATACTATGGATGGTGCCTTGGAAACATTTAATTGGTATGGGAAAGAATTTGTTGATTCAGAAAATGTTCATCCGTTAGTTTTTAAATCGTTTGGGAAAACTCTCTTTAAAGTGAATCCTTCTTTAATGCCAGTTAGACTTGCTACTCTGATTCCTTCTACAAATCTTTGGCCACTCCGATTTCCATTTCTTTTGTTCCGATTTTTATTCCAAACATCAAAATCGAAAGCGCGTGTCAGACAAATTGAATTCAGAGGAAAAGTCACCTCTGCAATGATTTATGATCATCTACCCATTCATGACGTATTTAAAAAAGTAAATCAAAATACACTTTTTGGATGTATGGATTTCAAAGGAATGAAACAACCTTTCTTTTTTGTTTTAGAGCGTGATGTAAAGTAA
- a CDS encoding TonB-dependent receptor: MHIDLEIHSHIFTLCKPFSCRNRRRIHPKKRPYLTIVCVCLVVFFPIIIWAQTNDPNPKQNGNPEFKTEAENLKKENGIRVTGKKDKRDQEILRTPNSISRLNEQEIQDAGINRTNDIDKQVPNFSIIDSGSRNFTYFNIRGMRSIAFSEPAVGLILDGIPLNDNVALNTELYGLENIEVYRGSQATLFGKNFQGGVVEIKTKKPTNLPEGKITLDFGNYKKQETSVYYNAPIINDKLFFGVAGKTTEREGYLSNVTGFYYPNNRPYELPVEIYKTHPDGRKGRAGRFRLYFTPNEMFEADLQVSAESFDDGSLNLVNYLGAKSEREKALLQGCVAAPTNCSKLYGTYVNRVNGDRKVYWDYEGKSNVTGNTYSLATTTKLPFTNLKTASAIRKMDIDPITADSDFTKIDQNRSIYVEKSTTFLNDIYFESKDKHDPLQFKVGIYASNKITNIDQAREHRVQLYVINDFPGLSAPTREKNLSRLHDRNVSFYTHNSYTFFDKFTITLGARIERQESKLSHTEQAVGVSPFNPIGETLILSDPYSISNRYNYNVSRIIFDYKPIENLMFFVGFSRGYKNAGYSTVVNQPSKASFKPEINDTIEAGIKSEFFKGKFGLKYTQFYTETQDFHVIRAINLSQYVNLNAEMVTIRGYELESFVKPQKDTKLGLSAGYTEGIFNKFQDTVLNRNFNGKWVHFIPKYDIVSYLQYRNDLGIFFRGEFQAVGQMYFAADNTVYSDPYYVLNARIGYETDKLSAYLYMNNINDRYYFTSYIDGTFQAVPGAPKTYGFMLTYKI, from the coding sequence ATGCATATCGATCTTGAGATTCATTCTCATATTTTTACACTGTGCAAACCTTTTTCTTGCCGAAACCGACGGAGGATCCATCCAAAGAAACGACCCTACCTTACGATCGTTTGCGTTTGTTTGGTTGTCTTTTTTCCCATTATCATCTGGGCACAAACAAATGACCCCAATCCTAAACAAAATGGAAACCCCGAATTCAAAACGGAAGCGGAGAATTTAAAAAAAGAAAATGGAATTCGTGTCACGGGAAAAAAGGACAAACGAGACCAGGAGATTTTACGAACCCCGAATAGCATCAGTCGGTTGAATGAACAAGAAATCCAAGATGCTGGTATCAATCGAACCAATGACATTGATAAACAAGTTCCTAATTTTTCCATCATTGATTCAGGCTCTCGAAACTTTACCTATTTTAATATTCGCGGAATGCGAAGCATTGCATTCAGTGAACCAGCCGTTGGTTTGATTTTAGATGGAATCCCTTTGAATGATAATGTGGCATTGAACACAGAGTTGTATGGGCTAGAAAATATTGAGGTTTATAGAGGAAGCCAAGCAACTTTATTTGGGAAAAATTTCCAAGGTGGAGTTGTAGAGATCAAAACTAAAAAACCTACAAATTTACCTGAAGGAAAGATCACATTAGATTTTGGAAATTATAAAAAGCAAGAAACTTCAGTATATTATAATGCTCCAATCATAAACGACAAATTATTTTTTGGAGTCGCCGGGAAAACAACGGAACGAGAAGGATATTTATCCAATGTAACTGGATTTTATTATCCTAACAATCGACCATACGAACTTCCTGTAGAAATTTATAAAACTCATCCCGATGGTAGAAAAGGAAGAGCTGGAAGGTTTCGATTGTATTTCACTCCAAATGAAATGTTTGAAGCTGATTTACAAGTGAGTGCGGAAAGTTTTGATGATGGATCACTCAATCTTGTCAATTATTTAGGAGCCAAATCAGAAAGAGAAAAAGCTCTTTTACAAGGCTGTGTTGCGGCCCCAACAAATTGTTCCAAACTCTATGGAACATATGTAAACCGAGTTAATGGAGATCGAAAGGTTTATTGGGACTATGAAGGAAAAAGTAATGTAACAGGGAATACTTACTCACTGGCAACAACGACTAAATTACCATTCACCAATTTAAAAACCGCTTCTGCGATTCGAAAGATGGACATTGATCCCATCACAGCCGATTCCGATTTTACGAAAATTGACCAAAATCGATCCATTTACGTTGAAAAATCGACTACATTTCTTAATGACATCTATTTTGAATCGAAGGACAAACATGATCCGCTTCAATTTAAAGTTGGTATTTATGCATCAAATAAAATCACAAACATAGACCAAGCGAGAGAACACCGTGTCCAATTATATGTCATAAACGATTTTCCTGGATTGAGTGCACCTACCCGAGAAAAAAATTTATCAAGACTACATGATCGAAATGTAAGTTTTTACACGCATAACAGCTACACATTTTTTGATAAATTTACAATTACATTAGGGGCAAGAATAGAAAGACAAGAGAGTAAGTTATCCCATACGGAACAAGCCGTTGGAGTATCACCATTCAATCCTATCGGTGAAACTCTGATTTTGTCTGATCCATATTCGATTAGCAATCGCTATAACTACAATGTATCCAGGATTATATTCGATTATAAACCAATCGAAAATTTAATGTTTTTTGTTGGTTTTAGTCGAGGTTATAAGAACGCAGGATATAGTACTGTTGTCAATCAACCTTCTAAAGCAAGTTTCAAACCTGAAATCAATGATACAATTGAAGCGGGTATAAAGTCAGAATTTTTTAAAGGTAAATTTGGTTTAAAATATACACAATTCTACACTGAAACACAAGACTTCCACGTAATCAGAGCAATCAATCTTTCACAATACGTAAACCTAAATGCTGAAATGGTTACGATACGAGGATATGAACTCGAATCTTTTGTAAAACCACAGAAAGACACAAAACTTGGGTTATCCGCCGGTTATACTGAAGGAATATTTAATAAATTTCAGGATACCGTTCTCAATCGAAATTTTAACGGCAAATGGGTTCATTTTATACCAAAATATGACATTGTCAGTTACCTTCAATATCGTAACGATTTAGGAATCTTCTTCCGAGGTGAATTCCAAGCAGTTGGGCAAATGTATTTTGCCGCTGATAACACTGTCTATAGCGACCCCTACTATGTTTTAAATGCAAGAATCGGATACGAAACTGATAAATTATCCGCATACTTATATATGAATAATATCAACGATCGATATTACTTCACTTCATATATCGATGGTACTTTTCAAGCGGTGCCCGGTGCACCAAAAACGTACGGCTTTATGTTAACTTATAAAATTTAA